TGGCGTCGAGACCAGCGGCTGCCGCCATGGTGGCGAGGATCAGCGCGAACTCGCCGCGCGCGAGCAGCGTGGTCGCCACGTTCGCCGTCGGTTGCGGGCCGAAGCCGTAGATGCGCGCGGCGAACAGGCCGGCCAGCACGTTCATCGACAGCGTGACCACGACGGCGGCCAGTACCGGCCAGATGACGCTCGGCAGGTCGCCCGGGTCGATCGACAGGCCGAAGCCGAAGAAGAAGATCGCGGCGAACGCGTCGCGCAGCGGATGCACGAGGTTGAGCACGCGCCCCCGGGAGCTGGTGTTGCCCAGGATGAGGCCGACCATGAACGCGGCGATGGCGTCGGCCACGCCGAACTTCTCCGCGATCCCGGCCACGAGCACCGCGGCGCCGAGGAAGGAGATGACCAGCAGCTCGTTGTCCTTGGTGTCGAACAGCCGGCCGATGATGCCCGTGCCCCAGCGGGCCGCGATGGCGAGCAGCAGCAGGAATCCGAACGCCTTGCCGATGTCGAGCAGCATGGCGCCCACGTCGTCGGCACCCGAGATCACCGGCTGGAGCGCCGCCAGGTAGAGGGCGAGGAAGATGTCCTCGACGACGATGATGCCGAGGATGGGCTTGGTCTCCGGATTGCCGATGCGGCCGAGGTCGACCAGGACCTTGGTGACGATCGCCGAGGACGAGATGCCGAGGACACCGGCGAGCACCAGCGCCTCCGAGGTGCCCCAGCCGAGCGCGAAGCCGAACGCCAGGCCGGCCCCCACGTTGAGTATCAGGTAGGCGGTGCCGGCCACCACCATCTTGCGGCCACCGGTCTTGAGGTCGTCCATGTGGAACTCAAGACCGAGGTAGAACAGCAGCAGCACCAGGCCGAGCGCGGAAAGCATCTCCAGGTCGTGCGGATCGTCAAGGAGCACGAAACCCGGGGTGTTGGGGCCGAGAAGTATCCCGGCGAGGATGAACAGCGGGATCGTGGGCAGTCCTATGCGCCCGCCGAGGCGGGCGAGGATGGCGGCGGCGACGAAGGCGCCGCCCATGGCGAGCAGCGTGTCGGCGTGTCCCATGACTCTCACCCCTCACTGACGGTTGCGGAAAACGGACGGCGGCCGGGTCGGGCGGGCGTCGGAAAGCGGATGGCTCCTCCTAGGCGTCCGGACGGCTCGGTCGATGAGCGTCAAGAAAGCGTTAATACTTAGCTTACCAAACGATTTTTTCGGGCCCCAGGGGCGGGTCACCCGCCGGGGACCGGTGCGGCATGATCCGGGGTGTGACCCGACGACTCATGCTGCTCGACACCGCGTCCCTGTACTTCCGGGCCTACTTCGGTGTCCCCGAATCCGTCCGCGCCCCGGACGGCACTCCTGTCAACGCCGTGCGGGGCCTGCTTGATTTCATCGCCAGGCTCGTGGCCGACCACCGGCCCGACGACCTGGTGGCCTGCCTCGACGAGGACTGGCGGCCCGCCTGGCGCGTGGCGCTGATCCCCACCTACAAGGCACACCGCGTCGCCGAGGAGACAACCGGCGGCCCCGACGCCGAGGCCGTTCCCGACACGCTCACCCCGCAGGTGCCCGTCATCCTCGACGTGCTCGACGCGATCGGGATCGCCAGGATCGGCGCGCCCGGCTACGAGGCCGACGACGTCATCGGCACCCTGACGCACCGCGCCACGGGCCCGGTCGACATCGTCACCGGCGACCGCGACCTGCTCCAGCTCGTGGACGACGCCCGTGGTGTGCGGGTGCTCTACCCCGTCAAGGGCGTCGGCACGCTCACCACGTTCGACGAGACCGCGCTGCGCGGGAAGTACGGCGTCGACGGCCCCGGGTACGCCGACCTGGCGCTGCTGCGCGGCGACCCGAGCGACGGCCTGCCCGGCGTCCCCGGCGTCGGCGAGAAGACCGCGGCCCGCCTCCTGGACCGGTACGGCAGCCTGGACGGCATCCTCGCCGCGCTCCGGGCGCAGGATCCCGGGTTCACCCCGGCCCAGCGCAAGAGGCTCACCGAGGCCGAACCCTACCTGGCCGTCGCCCCGCGCGTGGTCCGGGTCGCCACCGACATCCCGCTGCCCGACCACGACCCGGCGCTGCCCGCAGCGCCCGCGGACCCGCGCCGCGTGGACGAGCTCGCCACCCGCTGGGGCCTGGGCGGCTCCCTCACGCGCCTGCTCACCACCCTGGGCGGCTGAACGGCGGCCCACCGGGGCGGCCAGGGCGCCCGGCGGCCGTCAGCCGACCGAGCTGTAGGCCACCACTCCGCGCAGCATCTTGTCGACGGCCTTCCGCGCGGTGCGCGGCACCGTGCCGTCCTCGGGCGCCGCGGCGGCGAGCTGGCCGAGCACGTCGATGACCTGCTTGCACCAGCGCACGAAGTCACCGGCCGGCATGTCCGCGTCCCGCAGCACCTCGTCCAGGCCGCTCCCCTGCGCCCACCGGTACGCCGGCCACGCGAACCCCAGGTCGGGCTCGCGCTGCCCGACCCCGGTCGCCTGGCCGATGTGGTGCCGCTCCTCCAGTGCGTCGAGCCGCCCCCAGATGCCGATCATCTCGCTCAGCGCCTGGCGCGTGCGCCCGCCCGGCACCTCGGGCGCGGGCGCGTCGTCCGCCGACCTGGCCTCGTAGACCAGGGCGGAGGCGCAGGCCGCGAGCTCCGCCGGGCCGAGCCCCTCCCACACGCCGTCGCGCAGGCACTCGCCGGCCAGCAGGTCGAGCTCGCCGTACAGCCGCGCCAGCCGCCGGCCGTCCGGCGTCACCTCGTCGCCCCGCAGGTAGTCGAGCTCGGTCAGCAGCGCCGCCACGTCGTCGAAGGTACGGGCGATCGTGTTCGTCCTGCCCTCGATGCGCCGCTCAAGCTGCCTGGTGTCCCGCCGCAGCCGCTCGTAGCGTTCCGCCCACCTGGCGTGGTCCTCCCGCTCGTCGCAGCCGTGGCAGGGGTGGGCCCTGATCTCCGCGCGCAGCCGCGCGATCTCGTGGTCGTCGGCCGCGGCCGACCGCTCCTTGCGGTGCCGCCTCGGCACCACGTGCCCCGCCTTGGTGCGCAGCGCCGACGCCAGGTCGCGCCGCGACTGCGGGCTGCGCGGGTTGAACGACTTGGGAATGCGCATGCGCTCCAGCGGCTCCACCGGCACGGGGAAGTCGATCGAGGCCAGCCGCTTCACCTGCCGCTGCTCCGTCAGCACCAGCGGACGCGGGCCCTCGTGGTGCTCGAAGCCGCGCCGCCCGCCGCCCCCGCCGGGCACGCCCGGGTCGAGCACGAGCGCGAGGCCGGCGAACTTCCCGGTCGGGACGTGGATGATGTCCCCCGGCCGCAGCTGTTCGAGCGAGGTGTGCGCCGCGGCCCTGCGCTGCGCCACGCCCTGCTTCGCCAGCTCGGTCTCGCGGTCCTTCAGCCGGCGCCGCAGCCGCGCGTACTCGGTGAAGTCGCCCAGGTGGCAGGTCATCGCCTCGCGGTAGCCGCGCAGCCCGTTCTCGTTGCGCTGCACCTGCCGGGAGATGCCCACCACGGAGCGGTCCGCCTGGAACTGGGCGAACGAGGTCTCAAGCAGCTCGCGCGAGCGCTGCCTGCCGAACTGCGCGACCAGGTTCACGGCCATGTTGTAGGAGGGCCGGAAGGACGAGCGCAGCGGGTAGGTCCTGGTCCCCGCCAGCCCCGCGAGCGCCGCCGGGTCCATGCCGCGCTGCCACA
Above is a genomic segment from Streptomyces marincola containing:
- a CDS encoding cation:proton antiporter, with amino-acid sequence MGGAFVAAAILARLGGRIGLPTIPLFILAGILLGPNTPGFVLLDDPHDLEMLSALGLVLLLFYLGLEFHMDDLKTGGRKMVVAGTAYLILNVGAGLAFGFALGWGTSEALVLAGVLGISSSAIVTKVLVDLGRIGNPETKPILGIIVVEDIFLALYLAALQPVISGADDVGAMLLDIGKAFGFLLLLAIAARWGTGIIGRLFDTKDNELLVISFLGAAVLVAGIAEKFGVADAIAAFMVGLILGNTSSRGRVLNLVHPLRDAFAAIFFFGFGLSIDPGDLPSVIWPVLAAVVVTLSMNVLAGLFAARIYGFGPQPTANVATTLLARGEFALILATMAAAAGLDARLSPFIAGYVLILAVVAPLVAGRSHWLARLLPGGKVMAERQREEEEQPAPAAR
- a CDS encoding 5'-3' exonuclease, with product MLLDTASLYFRAYFGVPESVRAPDGTPVNAVRGLLDFIARLVADHRPDDLVACLDEDWRPAWRVALIPTYKAHRVAEETTGGPDAEAVPDTLTPQVPVILDVLDAIGIARIGAPGYEADDVIGTLTHRATGPVDIVTGDRDLLQLVDDARGVRVLYPVKGVGTLTTFDETALRGKYGVDGPGYADLALLRGDPSDGLPGVPGVGEKTAARLLDRYGSLDGILAALRAQDPGFTPAQRKRLTEAEPYLAVAPRVVRVATDIPLPDHDPALPAAPADPRRVDELATRWGLGGSLTRLLTTLGG
- a CDS encoding DEAD/DEAH box helicase — encoded protein: MTDHMSPAERYSAARRRAAEQATALASFRELYDFGLDAFQIEACQALEAGKGVLVAAPTGSGKTIVGEFAVHLALAQGRKCFYTTPIKALSNQKYTDLVKRYGADRVGLLTGDNSVNSDAPVVVMTTEVLRNMLYAGSQALRGLGHVVMDEVHYLSDRFRGAVWEEVIIHLPESVTLVSLSATVSNAEEFGDWLDTVRGDTEVIVSEHRPVPLWQHVLAGRRMYDLFEESEDKREVNPDLVRMARMENSRPWTARERYRNGRDRKRAAERERERRQRARTYTPSRVEVIDRLDAEGLLPAITFIFSRAGCEAAVQQCLHAGLRLNDAAARGRVREIVERRTAAIPDEDLHVLGYFEWLEGLERGIAAHHAGMLPTFKEIVEELFVQGLVKAVFATETLALGINMPARSVVLEKLVKWNGEQHADITPGEYTQLTGRAGRRGIDIEGHAVVLWQRGMDPAALAGLAGTRTYPLRSSFRPSYNMAVNLVAQFGRQRSRELLETSFAQFQADRSVVGISRQVQRNENGLRGYREAMTCHLGDFTEYARLRRRLKDRETELAKQGVAQRRAAAHTSLEQLRPGDIIHVPTGKFAGLALVLDPGVPGGGGGRRGFEHHEGPRPLVLTEQRQVKRLASIDFPVPVEPLERMRIPKSFNPRSPQSRRDLASALRTKAGHVVPRRHRKERSAAADDHEIARLRAEIRAHPCHGCDEREDHARWAERYERLRRDTRQLERRIEGRTNTIARTFDDVAALLTELDYLRGDEVTPDGRRLARLYGELDLLAGECLRDGVWEGLGPAELAACASALVYEARSADDAPAPEVPGGRTRQALSEMIGIWGRLDALEERHHIGQATGVGQREPDLGFAWPAYRWAQGSGLDEVLRDADMPAGDFVRWCKQVIDVLGQLAAAAPEDGTVPRTARKAVDKMLRGVVAYSSVG